A window from Drosophila nasuta strain 15112-1781.00 chromosome 3, ASM2355853v1, whole genome shotgun sequence encodes these proteins:
- the LOC132792509 gene encoding transmembrane protein 70 homolog, mitochondrial, giving the protein MLTIRAALPCAKQFAAVLANTARTHTRYAAFLQPQVQLKQQNQHKIRLYATQQPTPSAKNAETTLQRVYYGSLAPRMKLVKLFSLTTSFAGIAAQPILMEQGLKIGGTGMAVLLCTVGGFFTFVTPLLLHFVTKKYVTELHYNQATDEYTATTISLILTKIQTTFRPSDVVVPEVPGMFTSFTVNKRPLFVDPALFDDPEHYVRIMGYDKPIDFKLNVPAEPEQAKKK; this is encoded by the exons ATGTTGACAATACGCGCAGCTTTGCCGTGTGCTAAACAATTTGCCGCTGTCTTGGCAAATACagctcgcacacacacgcgtTACGCAGCCTTCCTTCAACCACAAGTGCAACTGAAGCAGCAAAATCAGCACAAAATCCGATTGTATGCAACACAGCAGCCAACCCCGAGTGCTAAAAATGCAGAGACTACCTTGCAACGTGTGTACTACGGCAGCTTGGCTCCACGAATGAAGCTGGTCAAATTATTCTCACTTACCACCAGCTTTGCCGGCATCGCAGCGCAACCAATTCTAATGGAACAGGGCTTGAAGATTGGCGGCACCGGAATGGCTGTCTTGCTATGTACCGTTGGTGGCTTCTTTACGTTCGTAAcaccgctgctgttgcactttgTTACCAAGAAATACGTAACGGAGCTGCACTACAATCAAGCGACGGATGAATACACCGCCACAACAATATCGCTTATTCTGACAAAGATTCAG ACAACGTTTCGGCCCAGTGATGTTGTTGTACCCGAGGTGCCTGGAATGTTTACTTCGTTCACAGTAAACAAGCGTCCGTTGTTCGTTGATCCAGCCCTGTTCGATGATCCCGAGCACTATGTGCGCATAATGGGCTATGATAAGCCCatagattttaaattaaatgtaccAGCTGAGCCGGAGCAAgcgaaaaagaaatag